One window from the genome of Methanoculleus sp. 7T encodes:
- a CDS encoding cyclase family protein, with protein MLIPISYPLNRGTPLYPGTEPLAITPTRSLKGGDAEEKSLISFSSHAGTHIDLPRHSCTDGGSVSALLAPEAVFAPARCIEVPKAGEEPVRIHDLLPHLDAVRSARALFVKTGSGRLRETDPEAYAGAHPWVHHEVPGFLRMQNPGLRLFGIDTISIATPANPEEGREAHRAFLCGSPHIFLLEDVDLSYGRLLGEPWTLRVYPVVFDDLDGVPVVALAEFG; from the coding sequence ATGCTCATCCCGATTTCGTACCCCCTGAACCGGGGAACACCGCTCTACCCCGGCACGGAACCGCTCGCGATAACCCCCACAAGATCCCTCAAAGGGGGAGACGCGGAAGAGAAGAGCCTGATCTCGTTCTCCAGTCACGCCGGGACGCACATCGACCTCCCCCGGCACTCCTGCACGGACGGGGGTTCGGTCTCCGCCCTCCTCGCACCGGAAGCGGTCTTTGCACCCGCGCGGTGTATCGAGGTGCCGAAGGCCGGGGAGGAACCGGTCCGGATCCACGACCTTCTCCCGCACCTCGACGCGGTCCGGAGCGCCCGCGCGCTCTTCGTGAAGACCGGCAGCGGCCGGCTCCGGGAGACCGACCCGGAGGCTTACGCGGGAGCGCACCCCTGGGTGCACCACGAGGTGCCGGGCTTCCTCCGGATGCAGAACCCAGGCCTCAGGCTCTTTGGGATCGATACCATATCCATCGCCACCCCTGCAAACCCAGAGGAGGGGAGAGAGGCCCACCGCGCGTTTCTCTGCGGATCCCCGCATATCTTCCTGCTCGAGGACGTGGACCTCTCATATGGGCGACTACTCGGGGAGCCTTGGACCCTGCGGGTCTACCCTGTGGTCTTTGACGACCTGGACGGGGTGCCGGTGGTGGCGCTCGCGGAGTTCGGGTGA
- a CDS encoding HAD family hydrolase: MNSDNICSNIALFTVILDFDGVIVESIPLKTVAFRKIFSFAPEHLDEIIAFHLENGGMSRYDKFRYIYANILNEDLPPNRRSNSRASMSS; this comes from the coding sequence ATGAATAGTGATAATATTTGTTCGAACATCGCGCTATTCACCGTCATCCTCGACTTCGACGGCGTCATCGTCGAGTCCATCCCCCTAAAGACCGTAGCATTCAGGAAGATCTTCTCCTTCGCGCCCGAGCACCTCGACGAGATCATCGCCTTCCACCTCGAAAACGGCGGGATGTCCCGGTACGACAAGTTCCGCTACATCTACGCAAACATCCTCAACGAGGACCTACCCCCGAACAGGAGGAGCAACTCGCGGGCGAGTATGTCGAGCTGA
- a CDS encoding class I SAM-dependent methyltransferase, with product MVVWVTRDELVPLVEQNLISAVSVLDIGCGIRPQTLLKDPQIHICCEPCLEYVTYLQKNVIPGRKNLVVLNLDWDAVVKTFPERSIDTVVITDVIEHLTKEDGKRLLTLTETIARNQVVVFTPLGLLPQDHDSDIDAWGLHGGAWQAHNSGWSPDDFDETWTIYASDDFHRYDVHGNAFEKPFGAFYAIKTWRDTKPSITTLTKKHLLRHHCHRLIDRAFDIACSN from the coding sequence ATGGTAGTCTGGGTTACACGGGATGAACTGGTGCCGCTGGTTGAACAAAATCTCATAAGTGCCGTGAGCGTTCTTGATATCGGATGCGGGATCCGTCCGCAGACGCTGCTGAAAGATCCGCAGATCCACATCTGCTGCGAGCCATGCCTGGAGTATGTGACTTATCTGCAGAAGAACGTGATACCGGGGCGCAAGAACCTCGTCGTTCTCAATCTTGATTGGGACGCAGTAGTCAAAACGTTTCCGGAGCGGTCTATTGATACCGTCGTTATCACAGATGTCATCGAGCATCTCACGAAAGAGGATGGGAAACGGCTACTGACATTGACGGAAACAATCGCTCGAAACCAAGTGGTCGTCTTTACGCCCCTTGGATTGCTGCCACAGGACCATGACTCCGATATCGACGCATGGGGACTCCACGGGGGCGCGTGGCAGGCTCATAACTCAGGCTGGTCGCCCGATGACTTCGACGAGACGTGGACCATCTATGCATCAGACGATTTCCATCGGTATGATGTCCACGGAAACGCATTCGAGAAGCCGTTTGGTGCATTTTATGCGATAAAGACATGGCGCGACACAAAGCCCTCCATTACAACACTCACGAAGAAACATTTACTTCGGCATCACTGCCACAGACTTATCGATAGAGCATTTGATATTGCATGCTCAAATTGA
- a CDS encoding dTDP-4-dehydrorhamnose reductase family protein, with translation MRLLLLGATGMLGHKLLQALSKQFSIWGTVRSDVAEYQNHPVLNLALLKGHINADNISTVEKAIEECKPDVVINCIGIVKQLPAAHDPLQSIAINALFPHQLARICQQRGIRLIHISTDCVFSGRKGNYSEEDFADAGDLYGQTKHLGEVDYENALTLRTSIIGRELGTSHGLIEWFLGQEGGTVSGYTNAIFSGLTTNALSDVIATIITDYPRMRGVWHVASEPISKYDLLKLVKTVYNLSIEIQPDNSVVIDRSLNGNKLRENTNIIIPSWQTMIEQMHQDPTPYATMRSKKC, from the coding sequence ATGCGATTACTGCTATTGGGCGCCACTGGCATGTTAGGCCATAAATTGCTACAAGCACTATCAAAACAGTTCTCTATATGGGGGACTGTTCGCAGTGATGTGGCGGAATATCAGAACCACCCTGTATTAAACCTGGCTCTCCTAAAAGGGCACATAAATGCCGACAACATCTCCACAGTCGAGAAAGCCATTGAGGAGTGCAAACCTGATGTAGTCATAAACTGCATCGGCATCGTTAAACAACTGCCGGCCGCCCACGATCCCCTCCAGAGCATTGCAATAAATGCCCTCTTCCCGCACCAGCTCGCGCGCATCTGCCAGCAAAGAGGAATCCGGCTGATCCATATCAGCACAGACTGCGTCTTCTCCGGCCGGAAGGGAAACTACAGTGAGGAGGATTTCGCCGACGCTGGCGACCTGTACGGTCAGACCAAGCACCTCGGTGAGGTGGACTACGAAAACGCCCTCACTTTAAGAACCTCCATCATCGGCCGCGAGCTTGGTACCAGCCACGGTCTGATCGAGTGGTTCCTTGGTCAGGAAGGAGGAACAGTCAGTGGCTACACGAATGCGATCTTCAGCGGCCTGACGACAAACGCTCTTTCCGATGTTATTGCCACTATCATTACGGATTATCCAAGGATGCGCGGCGTCTGGCATGTCGCATCTGAACCAATCAGCAAATACGACTTGCTTAAACTGGTCAAAACAGTCTATAATCTCAGTATAGAAATCCAACCGGATAATTCAGTCGTGATAGATCGAAGTTTGAATGGAAACAAACTACGAGAGAATACGAATATTATAATCCCCTCCTGGCAAACAATGATCGAGCAGATGCACCAGGATCCGACACCGTATGCAACAATGAGGTCGAAAAAATGCTAA
- a CDS encoding polysaccharide biosynthesis protein, whose amino-acid sequence MLTDKTILVTGGTGSLGKVLIRRLLSGEIGFPKKIIVFSRDEAKQHFMRMEYLNRTAATDEVIYNNFKRMLEFRIGDVRDFHSINRALRGVDVVFNTAALKQVPSCEYFPFEAVLTNITGPENIVRAIREQNLPIDTVVGISTDKACKPVNVMGMTKAIQERIFIQANLDCPNTRFICVRYGNVLASRGSVIPLFHDQILNGGPITITTTDMTRFLLSLDQAVDTIFEAVRYAHRGETYIPRVPSAKVTDIAAALIGDRPIKMTVTGIRPGEKIHEILVSEEEAHRTISRGNYYVIQPILPELRREESGPTIGQEYCSGDNLMTPEELHTELHRHGLLLEELEANEGELLR is encoded by the coding sequence ATGCTAACGGATAAGACGATACTCGTCACCGGGGGTACAGGATCGCTTGGCAAAGTCCTGATACGGCGGTTGCTCTCCGGCGAGATTGGTTTTCCCAAAAAGATCATTGTATTCTCGCGCGATGAAGCAAAGCAACATTTCATGCGGATGGAGTACCTGAACCGGACAGCGGCAACCGATGAGGTCATTTATAACAATTTCAAACGCATGCTTGAGTTCCGCATTGGAGATGTCAGGGATTTTCATAGCATCAATAGGGCTCTCCGGGGGGTAGATGTCGTCTTTAATACCGCGGCATTAAAGCAGGTTCCTTCCTGCGAATATTTCCCTTTTGAGGCGGTTTTAACAAACATCACCGGCCCGGAAAATATTGTCAGGGCAATACGGGAGCAGAATCTCCCCATAGACACAGTCGTTGGCATCTCAACGGATAAAGCCTGTAAACCGGTCAACGTCATGGGCATGACAAAAGCGATTCAGGAACGCATTTTTATTCAGGCAAATCTTGATTGTCCCAACACACGGTTCATCTGTGTCCGATATGGCAACGTGCTTGCATCTCGCGGCTCCGTGATCCCGCTGTTCCACGATCAGATCCTCAATGGCGGCCCTATCACCATCACAACAACGGATATGACACGTTTCCTGCTCAGCTTGGATCAGGCAGTTGACACAATCTTCGAAGCAGTAAGATACGCACACCGGGGTGAGACTTATATCCCCCGCGTCCCGTCGGCAAAGGTGACCGATATTGCTGCCGCTCTTATTGGAGATCGCCCCATCAAGATGACCGTCACTGGCATCAGGCCTGGAGAAAAGATTCATGAAATTCTCGTCTCCGAAGAAGAGGCACATCGCACCATATCCCGTGGCAACTACTATGTTATCCAGCCTATCTTGCCAGAACTTCGTAGAGAGGAGTCTGGACCAACTATCGGTCAGGAATATTGCTCCGGTGACAACCTGATGACACCGGAAGAACTGCACACCGAACTGCATCGGCACGGACTTCTCCTTGAGGAGCTGGAAGCAAACGAGGGTGAGTTGCTCAGATGA
- a CDS encoding HAD family hydrolase, translated as MLTVPYVEGAEDLLRDCSRVLPLYIVSATPEAEMHEIARRRDLTKYFVRIYGSPKTKAECIREILDETGASPGEALFVGDAPNDWQAAHETGVRFVARIRPGDPNRFSGRPGVEAIVDNLHELREYLRGSVCSSRFRTP; from the coding sequence ATGCTCACCGTCCCCTATGTCGAGGGGGCGGAGGACCTCCTCAGAGACTGCTCCCGTGTGCTCCCGCTCTATATCGTCTCCGCAACCCCTGAGGCCGAGATGCACGAGATCGCACGCCGCCGGGACCTCACAAAGTACTTCGTCCGGATCTACGGCTCGCCGAAGACGAAGGCGGAATGCATACGAGAGATCCTCGACGAGACCGGAGCGTCGCCCGGCGAGGCCCTCTTCGTCGGCGACGCCCCGAATGACTGGCAGGCGGCGCACGAGACCGGTGTGCGGTTTGTGGCGAGGATCCGGCCCGGCGACCCAAACCGGTTCTCGGGCCGCCCGGGGGTGGAGGCGATCGTGGATAACCTTCATGAACTCCGGGAGTACCTACGGGGGAGCGTATGCTCATCCCGATTTCGTACCCCCTGA